One Purpureocillium takamizusanense chromosome 1, complete sequence genomic window carries:
- a CDS encoding uncharacterized protein (EggNog:ENOG503NW01~COG:Q): MAMQPIPDQHRALVLENRDTGLELKTLPTPQPGLGSAIVRVEATCILPYYQNVIRHYPIPTPLVGGFSAIGRIAAVGVDAASLKPGQLVYVDSVVRARDNPDASFLSGVIEGFTDESKYLMRNVWRDSSFAEYMKAPLENCIPLNEKRLCKELKYSVPELMYMAYLLIPYGGLRDIGLEPGETIVVCPATGGYGGAAVQVAVSMGARVIAMGRSSEKLATLKEHVQRTWPGASFDTAVIAGDEASDLDTLRAFGTIDAVLDLTPSTASASTHTRSAIRVLRLGGRISLMGSTKNIGAPEILTNSITLKGKMMYERADIAQFVKMMESGIFPRDKGFVHVKTFALEDWKQGLDTAAYHVGIGKCAVFVPQT, encoded by the exons ATGGCCATGCAGCCCATTCCCGACCAGCACAgggccctcgtcctcgagaaCAGAGACACCGGCCTGGAGTTGAAGActctgccgacgccgcagcctggACTAGGTAGCGCGATTGTCCGAGTGGAGGCTACTTGCATACTGCCCTACTATCAGAATGTCATCCGCCATTACCCCATCCCGACGCCTCTTGTCGGCGGCTTCAGCGCCATCGGGCGCATCGCGgcggtcggcgtcgatgccgcgtCTCTAAAGCCGGGCCAGCTCGTGTACGTCGACAGTGTCGTACGCGCTCGCGACAATCCCGACGCGTCGTTTCTGTCAGGCGTCATCGAGGGGTTCACGGACGAGAGCAAGTACCTGATGCGAAACGTGTGGCGAGACAGCTCCTTTGCAGAGTACATGAAGGCCCCGCTGGAGAACTGCATTCCGCTGAACGAGAAGCGCCTGTGCAAAGAGCTCAAGTACTCGGTCCCGGAGCTCATGTATATGGCGTACCTGCTCATCCCCTACGGCGGCCTGAGAGACATCGGGCTCGAGCCGGGAGAGaccatcgtcgtctgccccgcgacgggcggatacggcggcgcagctgtGCAGGTGGCCGTGTCGATGGGCGCGAGAGTGATAGCCATGGGTCGCAGCAGCGAGAAGCTGGCCACGTTGAAGGAGCATGTGCAACGGACATGGCCGGGCGCCAGCTTTGACACGGCCGTCATTGCCGGGGACGAGGCAAGCGATCTTGACACTCTGCGAGCTTTCGGCACGATTGACGCTGTGCTCGacttgacgccctcgacggcctccgCGTCGACGCACACCAGGAGCGCCATCAGAGTTCTGCGACTCGGCGGCAGAATCAGCCTAATGGGTTCTACAAAAAACATAGGGGCTCCCGAGATCTTGACCAACAGCATCACACTTAAAG GCAAAATGATGTACGAAAGGGCAGACATTGCGCAATTTGTGAAAATGATGGAAAGTGGCATCTTTCCACGGGATAAGGGATTTGTCCATGTCAAGACTTTCGCCCTCGAGGACTGGAAGCAAGGTCTCGACACTGCAGCTTACCATGTGGGCATCGGTAAATGTGCCGTCTTTGTTCCACAGACTTGA
- a CDS encoding uncharacterized protein (EggNog:ENOG503P4JD) — MAEPSHTSSGSPSPPLPEADADETPRPSRSRRQLDDAPQQDVTPRRNIKQREDSTSQASGESPDYSLEMTRRQSVGEGHAAAPQTAELIRQMENEKQLYPGASTWAAPEEKLFEILFLRQDLPMLPAHWDVDFRGVPMADSVFQTSNDYSPIIYSHSSKEFRATMALLRLIDLTASVRTTCQSGLRHKAPALIKKGISHYLSWAAEDGGYSSLHYVPNIIVENTDAGATEGDITGHIQRRMRALARVQREFLKIDRDDDFWDIDKQRLSNPHLTDVELLLDKHMPEDEEEEEEEDTEEEGWQSAPEDSAARSDDETKTPTKAGHTSLTESVEDGPTTPLSETLDASQFRRRPPVVYGIFVLRTSVFILTVDAAKGDDAYVSFHVDVHFMDRHQSVWNALTVALVVCLARDELRTRLDDFEPADMPEESDPDA, encoded by the exons atggctgaGCCGTCTCACACCAGCTCCGGCTccccgagcccgccgctccccgaggccgacgccgatgagACCCCGCGGCCAtcgcgaagccgccgccagctcgacgacgctccgCAGCAAGACGTCACTCCGCGCAGGAACATCAAGCAACGCGAAGACTCCACCTCACAGGCGTCCGGGGAGTCGCCCGACTATTCGCTGGAAATGACCAGGAGGCAGTCTGTCGGCGAAGgccacgcggcggcgccgcaaaCCGCCGAGTTGATCAGGCAGATGGAGAATGAGAAGCAGCTGTACCCAGGCGCGAGCACCTGGGCCGCGCCAGAGGAGAAGCTGTTTGAGATTTTGTTCCTTCGCCAGGATCTCCCAATGTTGCCCGCGCATTGGGACGTCGACTTTCGCGGCGTGCCCATGGCAGACAGTGTGTTCCAGACCTCGAATGACTACTCGCCCATCATCTACTCGCACTCGAGCAAAGAATTTCGCG cgacgatggcgctgTTGCGGCTCATCGACCTCACAGCCAGCGTCCGCACGACGTGCCAGTCTGGTCTGCGACACAAGGCCCCGGCACTCATCAAGAAGGGCATCAGCCACTACCTCAGCTGGGCGGCTGAGGACGGTGGTTACAGCTCGCTCCATTACGTTCCAAACATCATCGTCGAGAACACTgacgcgggcgcgacggAAGGCGACATCACGGGACACATTCAGCGGCGCATGCGGGCCCTGGCCAGAGTCCAGCGCGAGTTTCTCAAGATCGACCGCGATGACGACTTTTGGGACATCGACAAGCAGCGGCTTTCAAACCCGCATTTGACTGATGTGGAGCTGCTTCTGGACAAACACATGccagaagacgaggaagaggaagaagaagaagataccgaggaggaggggtggcaGTCCGCCCCAGAGGACTCTGCGGCCAGATCAGACGACGAGACCAAGACGCCGACAAAAGCAGGCCACACCTCCTTAACCGAA TCTGTCGAGGACGGTCCTACGACCCCCCTCTccgagacgctcgacgcgtcgcagttccgccgccgcccgcccgtcgtctATGGCATCTTCGTCCTGCGCACCTCGGTCTTCATCCTCACCGTCGATGCtgccaagggcgacgacgcctaCGTCAGCTTCCACGTCGACGTGCACTTCATGGACCGCCACCAGAGCGTCTGGAACGCCCTgaccgtcgccctcgtcgtctgcctgGCGCGGGACGAGCTCAGGacccgcctcgacgactttgAGCCGGCCGACATGCCCGAGGAGAGCGACCCCGACGCCTAA
- a CDS encoding uncharacterized protein (EggNog:ENOG503PGVF) produces MGYYAFKPSTDERYLEIYRPDCWGVRAMGYVFWDTDRLRQPAVWVRLKEASKMGGDRARAAYDPSLHESAEEKLQGVRLSAELMKEIKGGCF; encoded by the coding sequence ATGGGCTACTACGCCTTCAAGCCCTCCACGGACGAGCGGTATCTCGAAATATACAGGCCAGACTGCTGGGGTGTCCGTGCGATGGGATACGTGTTTTGGGATACGGACAGGTTGCGCCAGCCCGCAGTCTGGGTCAGGTTGAAGGAGGCTAGCAAAATGGGGGGCGATCGTGCCAGGGCTGCGTACGACCCGTCCCTGCATGAAAGTgcggaggagaagctgcaaGGTGTCCGGCTCTCGGCCGAGCTGATGAAGGAGATTAAGGGTGGGTGTTTCTGA